The Pseudomonas fluorescens genome segment GCGGGGCATGACGGGTGAACTCCGGCGGTAAAACACAAGTTGCCGGGCGGGTTGAGCGGCCGGCGAACCGCGACATCATACCCTGTGCAAGCCTGACAAAAATTTCATCTGCCCGAGAACGGATATTTCGCCGATTTGGCGTCCAATTCTTCAGCTGCGTTCAATTCCCGACGCAGGCCCTGAGGAGTTGTCATGAACGTTCTGCGTTCCCTGTTCAAATGGCGAAAAGCCCTGCTGCTGGTGCCAGTGACGCTGGCCACGCTGGCCAGTTCCCCTGTGTTTGCCCAACCCGAAATGATCATCCGCGAAGCACCGCCACCGATGCGCATGGAACCGATGCCCGGCCCACGGCCTGGTTATGCATGGGATCGCGGCCACTGGCGCTGGGAAGGCCGGGGTTATGTCTGGATGCCCGGTCACTGGCAACCGGTACGTCACCACGGCGCACGCTGGGAACCGGGCCACTGGCAGGCGCGCGGGCCGAACTGGTACTGGATTGAAGGTCATTGGGTGCGTTGATCGCTCGCCAGCCCGCCAACGTCATACACCAGGAAAATCGTCATGTCGAAAACCATAAAAACCTTGCTCGCCGCCTCGCTGGTGGCAATCACACTGTCGGGCTGCGTCGTCGAACCGGTGCGCCCGCATCGCCCACCGCCGGTGGTGGAGGTCGTTCCGGCGATGCCTGCGCCGGGTTATCACTGGGTCGCCGGGCATTACCGCTGGGCCGGCAACCAATGGCGCTGGGTGCCGGGGCACTGGCGGGCGTATTGAGGCCGCTCACTGGGCCGGTGCAACCACCTTGAACTTGATCGCGATGTCGTTCGAAACCACGGTATCGGCCCACTCCCCGGCACCGAGGCCGAAGGCATCGCGCTTGAGCACCAGTTCACCGTCGAAGATGCCGATGCTGCTGTCCGGTTTCACATGCACCGGCACCTGTACTTCATGGGTGATGCCTTTGAGCGTGAGCTGGCCGGCAACCAGATAGTGGTTGTCATCGACCCGGCTGAAACGGGTCGATTCAAACACCGCCACCGGGAATTTTTGCGTGTCGAACCATGCGGGTTTCACCAGCTCGGTGTTGGCGTCTTCACTGCCGGCATCGATGCTGGTGAGGTCGATGTGCAACGTGGTGCGGGCGTTGCTCAGATTTGCAGTGTCGAAATCCAGCGTCGCGTCGAACTTGCCGAACGTGCCGTACATCCGCGAGCCCATCTGGTTGTAGGTGAAATTGATCTGGCTGGCGGTGGTGTTGACCCGGGTGTACTCCACGGCCTGCGCCGCCGGCATGACGATCAGGCAACACACGGCAGCCAACAACAATCGAATCGACATGGGATGCTCCGGTGCCTCGGTGGACCTCGACTGACTTAAGCAAACATCCGACGCTAATGCCAGCGCCCACAGCGGTTATTCATTCAAACCAGCCGCTCGATCTTCTGATGCTGCCAGACCCGTTTGTAGTACAGCGTCTGCAAGACCAGCATCCCGAGGTACGCTACCGGAAACGCCATCCACACACCCTGCAAACCAAACTGCCCGTCCAGCCAGTACGCCGCCGGCAATTGCACGCCGACCACGCAAATGATCGCGATGGCCACCGGCACCAGAACCGTGCCGCTGGCGCGCATGATGCCGCCGACGATCGCCTGGAAGCCGAAGATCAACAGGCTCCACAGCATGATGTGCAGCAAGTGCTCGGCCATCGCCCGGGTCGAGTCTTCGGTCAGGAACAGCCCCAGCAGCCAGTGCGACAACAGATAACCGAGCACGATCAAGCCACCGGTCAGGCACACGTTGATCCACAGCCCGGTGCGCAGGATCGGCCCCATCCGCTCCAGCCGCCCGGCACCGATTGCCTGGGCACCGAGGATCGACGCGGTGATCGCAATCGACAGCGCCGGAAACTGCACGTAGTTGACGATCTGCGTCACCGCGCCATAGGCCGCCGTCGCCTGGGAGCCGTGCTGGTTGACCAGCGCCAGAATGACGAGCTCCGACAGCGACAGCACAATCATCTGCACCCCGGTCGGCAGGCCGATGCGCAACACCTTGCCGAGAATCTCGCCGTCCAGGCGCAGCGCCGCGAAGAACTCCCGGTCCGGCGCCAGCGGATGGCCCTTGCGAATCAGACTCCATGACAGCCACGCCATCGATGTCAGCGTGCCGGCCAGCCCCGCAACCGCCGCGCTCTGGATCCCCAGTTGCGGCAAGCCAATCCAGCCGCGAATGAACGCCGGGGTCAGCGCCAGACCGACAATGGTCGACAGCAGCAGCGCCAGCATCGGTGACAGCGTGTCGCTCACCCCGCGCAACAGCTGAGTGAACAGCACGTACACCAGCACAAACGGCAACGTCCACATCATCACGCGAGCATAGGCCACCGCGTCATCCAGCACATCCGCCGGCGTGCCCAACCCCTGCAGCGCCTGACGCGCGAACACACTGCCAAACACCGCCGCCACCAGCCCGATCAACACCCCCAGCAACAGCGTCGCCCCGGCGATCGCCTTCACCATGTGCGACTCGCGCGCGCCCCACGCCTGCCCGATCAACACCCCGGCCCCGGCACCCAGACCGATGACCAGCGCGATGAAGAAAAAGATGATCGGAAACATCCCCGACACCGCCGCCAGCGCCTGAGTGCCGAGCATCTGGCCGATGTAGATGCTGTTGACCGTACCCGACATCGACTGCAGGAAATTCGACAGCACCATCGGGGCGAGGAACAGCAGGTAGGTTTTCCAGAGCGGTGTTGGGGCGGTGGTTTGCATTGAAGGGAGATCCATCTCGACAGCCGGGAACAGATTGAGGGTAGCTTCGGCGAGTTCCGAGCGATGAGCAATGAACTTCTCGGATATTGCAGAAGTTTTCATCTGCGCCCCTCAAGGCTCGACAGATTCATCCTCATCGCTGATTGTTTTCCCTCACGCCAGCTATGGCTGCTTCGGGTTTTGACTCTTTTTTTTCAGCCGTAAACCGTCTGTCTGGCACCCGGCTTCAAGTGCGTGCTGCAGATCCTGTTGCGATTGAGCGCTGACAGGGGACGAGTAATCGGCGGCCAGATAATAGAAGCCTTCGGCACGTGCCTGTTGCGCTTCAAGCAACGTCGGTTGCCCCAACAATCTTATCCGTGCGAATGGATCTTCATCCGTCTTGGGTGGTTCAACCGTGCGCTCGAAACAGTACGCATGGCTAACGGCAAACGGGTAATAGCCCAGGTAGGCATCCTCGGCGTTCAACACATTGCGCAAAAGCATCCGGCTCTCGTCGTAACGAGGCGTCTTGGGAACCGTGTCACTGCACTTTGCATAAACGATGGCGCCGACCAGCAGACCTTTTCTGGCGGAGTCGCCATAGAGGGCGCAGGCCTTCTCACGTTTTTGTTGCAGATCGGGATTCATCGGGTCGCCGAACTCTGTCATCCGCGCTTTGTAAAATACAGCGGCGGCATTACCTTCGGTGATGGACTGAGCCAGGTAGCGTTCAGCCTTGTTTTTGTTCTCAAGAATTTTTTCACCTACAACTTTCGCTTTTGCCTTGTCCGGCGAGTCTTCGGTCGCCATCAACAGAAGCTCTTTCGACAACGCTTGTCCGTCCCAGTATGCCGTGAGGTATTGATTGAACGAGTCAGTACCGGGCGGCTCCGTCTCGGCAACAGCGGTTGAACACACAAAGAAAATCATCAGTGACATCAGATTGCGCAGCATCGAAATTCCTTTTTTTCTCGGAGATCACCACCGAGCCATTAATAGAGACAAGCCTGTATCGGTCGCCAACGAAGGGAGTTGAATGCAAGTTGCAGGTGCCCTCTTCTGCATAACCGTGATAAACCGCAGGCTTGTTCATAACCATTGAGATCATGCCCCATGCCTCGCGCCTTGCGTTTATCTGCAGTCGTTCTTTTGTCTCTGTGTGCCGGTATCGCCGGCGCAGCCGCGCCCTCTCCAGCTCCCAAGACTCTGCAGCCATTGGTGGCAACCCTGAACGAACGCCTGAACATCGGCGACCTCGTCGCCCTGACCAAATGGGACAGTGGCAAGCCGATCCAGGACAGTCCCCGCGAAGCCCAGGTCATTGCCAATGCCCGAACGCTGGCCACCGAACGCAAACTCGACCCGGAAGACGTCGCGCAATTGATCGCCGCGCAAATGGAAGCCAACAAACTGGTGCAATACGGTTTGCTCGCGAAGTGGCAAGCGGCCGGTGCTGCGCCGGACACGCCGCGTCCGGATCTGGGCAAGCAGATTCGGCCGCGCCTTGATGAACTGCAAACCCGCCTGTTGCAGCAATACGCCGACTTCACGCCCTACCGTCACGACCCGAACTGCCCGGTATGGCTGGCCAAGGCACGCAGCGGTTTGACTCAAGATGCACTGCACGAACTGGCCCTGACTCGCGCCACCGGCGAGCTATGTATCCGGGCAACCGCCCCGTGAACCGGGGCTTGGGCATCCATCGCCGGCATCGATAGTCACCATCACGCCAATGAAGTTCTCATAAAAAATCCCGGGCGTAAGATCGGCTCCATACCCAACAAACAACACCCCGGAGCACACGATCATGAAACGCCAAATCCTTCTCGGCATCGCTTTCTCGGTTCTTGCAGTCAACGCTTTTGCAGCCAAACCCGCTCACACCCTGATCGCCGAAGGCGGTTCGGATCGGTTGATTGAACACCGCGTAGCTGAAGGGGGTTCTGATCGTCTGCTAGAACGTCGCGTTGCCGAAGGTGGCGCTGAGCGTCTGCAAGAACGTCGCGTTGCCGAAGGTGGCTCGGATCGTCTGCAAGAACGCCGCGTAACTGAAGGTGGCTCGGATCGTCTGCAAGAACGCCGCGTTGCCGAAGGTGGCGCCGATCGTCTGCTGGAACGTCGCGTAGCTGAAGGTGGCGCTGATCGTCTGCTGGAACGTCGTGTAGCTGAAGGTGGCTCGGATCGTCTGCAAGAACGCCGCGTTGCCGAAGGTGGCTCGGATCGCCTGATCGAACGTCGCGTCGCATGACCTGAACGCTCTTTCCCAAGACAAAGAAAAGCCCGGCCTGATCAGCCGGGCTTTTTCACATCCAACCGTCGCTTACTGAGCGGTTTTCAGCTTGACCACGTCACCGGAGATTTTGGTGGTGTAGCCGGTCAGAACCCATGCCCAGAACCAGTTTTCCTGAACCTGGGTGTTGATCATCGCATCGCCGCCGCGGGCTTTGATCGCGGCATCCTGTGCGCGGACGAAACGGCTGTTCTGGCGGATCGGGATCACGCCGAACAGCAGCAGACCGGTAGCGGTGGCTTCGCTGTGGCCAATCACGGTGTACTGGCTGCTGTCGTATTGTTTGGTGTTCATCGGGGTGCCGGTGCAACCTGCCAGAACCACACCGAACAGTGCGGCGGCGACGACTTTGCTGAGGTATTTCACTGCAAGACTCCATGGGTAAACGCCCGGGATCCATCTCTCGGGCGGCGCACACTTTACCGGAGATAGTGGCACATTAGTATCAACCACGACATTTTTCATGAAGCGCCATCGGCACAGCGCCTCATGAGTCACTTCAAGTATTGGTTTTCAGTTGGGTCCACAACCGCGTCGTCAGACGGGCAATCGCCGCCGGCAGCTCTGAACCATTTGTCCATTCTTTCGGCAGCCTGGCAGCTGAATGAGCTACACGTCCTACTCGGATTGAAA includes the following:
- a CDS encoding YXWGXW repeat-containing protein, producing the protein MNVLRSLFKWRKALLLVPVTLATLASSPVFAQPEMIIREAPPPMRMEPMPGPRPGYAWDRGHWRWEGRGYVWMPGHWQPVRHHGARWEPGHWQARGPNWYWIEGHWVR
- a CDS encoding YXWGXW repeat-containing protein, with the translated sequence MSKTIKTLLAASLVAITLSGCVVEPVRPHRPPPVVEVVPAMPAPGYHWVAGHYRWAGNQWRWVPGHWRAY
- a CDS encoding YceI family protein, with protein sequence MSIRLLLAAVCCLIVMPAAQAVEYTRVNTTASQINFTYNQMGSRMYGTFGKFDATLDFDTANLSNARTTLHIDLTSIDAGSEDANTELVKPAWFDTQKFPVAVFESTRFSRVDDNHYLVAGQLTLKGITHEVQVPVHVKPDSSIGIFDGELVLKRDAFGLGAGEWADTVVSNDIAIKFKVVAPAQ
- a CDS encoding MATE family efflux transporter; translation: MQTTAPTPLWKTYLLFLAPMVLSNFLQSMSGTVNSIYIGQMLGTQALAAVSGMFPIIFFFIALVIGLGAGAGVLIGQAWGARESHMVKAIAGATLLLGVLIGLVAAVFGSVFARQALQGLGTPADVLDDAVAYARVMMWTLPFVLVYVLFTQLLRGVSDTLSPMLALLLSTIVGLALTPAFIRGWIGLPQLGIQSAAVAGLAGTLTSMAWLSWSLIRKGHPLAPDREFFAALRLDGEILGKVLRIGLPTGVQMIVLSLSELVILALVNQHGSQATAAYGAVTQIVNYVQFPALSIAITASILGAQAIGAGRLERMGPILRTGLWINVCLTGGLIVLGYLLSHWLLGLFLTEDSTRAMAEHLLHIMLWSLLIFGFQAIVGGIMRASGTVLVPVAIAIICVVGVQLPAAYWLDGQFGLQGVWMAFPVAYLGMLVLQTLYYKRVWQHQKIERLV
- a CDS encoding chorismate mutase, translated to MPRALRLSAVVLLSLCAGIAGAAAPSPAPKTLQPLVATLNERLNIGDLVALTKWDSGKPIQDSPREAQVIANARTLATERKLDPEDVAQLIAAQMEANKLVQYGLLAKWQAAGAAPDTPRPDLGKQIRPRLDELQTRLLQQYADFTPYRHDPNCPVWLAKARSGLTQDALHELALTRATGELCIRATAP
- a CDS encoding phage infection protein; protein product: MKRQILLGIAFSVLAVNAFAAKPAHTLIAEGGSDRLIEHRVAEGGSDRLLERRVAEGGAERLQERRVAEGGSDRLQERRVTEGGSDRLQERRVAEGGADRLLERRVAEGGADRLLERRVAEGGSDRLQERRVAEGGSDRLIERRVA